Genomic DNA from Lysobacterales bacterium:
CTGTCGCTGGCCTTCGGGGCATTCCTCGCAGGCATGATGCTGGGCGAGACCGAGTTCCGGCATCAGGTCGAGTCCAGCGTCAGACCATTCCGGGACGTCCTGCTCGGCCTGTTCTTCATCGGCATAGGCATGCGCCTTGACCCCCTTGCACTGCCGCCGATCTGGCATCTGGTGATGCTCGGCGCGCTGTTGATCCTCACCAGCAAGACGCTGCTGGTGGCGGCGATGGTGCGACGGACCGGAATCGATCTGCAGACCGCCTGGCGCACCGGACTGCTGCTCTCGGTGGGCGGCGAGTTCGGCCTGGCCCTGGTGGCGATCGCTCTCGACGCAACGGTCCTGGACGATCGCCTGGGCCAGGTGGCGATCGCCTCGGTGCTGTTCGCCATGGTTCTGGGCGCCGTGCTGGTCCGCTTCAACGGCGCCATTGCCGCGCGTCTGGCCGGCGCGCGCGAAAAACCGACGGCCAAGGCCGTGGAGACTGCGGAGCTGCCGGTCGATGCCCAACGCCTGGTAGTGATCGGTGGCTATGGCCGGGTCGGCCACACCGTGGCGGTGATGCTGCACACCAGCGGCGTGCCGTTCATCGCCTTCGACCCGGACCCGGCCCGGGTGACCCAGGGGCGCGCCGACGGTTACCCGGTCTTCTACGGCGACATCGGCGACCCGGCACTGCTCTCGGCAATCCATGTCGAGCGCGCGGCCCTGGTGGTGATCACCGTCGACCAGCCGGACATCGCCCTGGCGGCGGTCAGCCACCTGCGCCGGTTGTGCCCGGAAGTGCCCGTGCTTGCGCGCGCCCGCGACCTGGCCTCGAGCACGCGGCTGCTCGAGGCCGGCGCCGTCCATGCCTATCCGGAAATCATCGAGGCCAGCCTCAGACTGGCTGGCACTGCCCTGCGCATGCTGGACGTTCCCACCGAGGACGTCGACGAGGCCATCCAGGGCGTTCGCGACTGGGGCTACCGGCCGGTCGCGGCTCCTGACGCCGGGGCATCCGGAAGTCGGCCCGGGTAGCGTGCACCGACACTGCCCTGCAGTGGAGGCGCAGGGCGTTGCGGGCTGGCGGCTACCCGCGCCTTGCGCGTTCGTGCTTCCCGGCCCCCTGGCAAGCGACAGGCCGCCGTCGGTCCACGGCAGTCCGCCTTGCCCTGCGGGTGGCCATGGCCGACAGTGGCGGGGTGTCCTTTCTGGAGTCGCTCATGTCGAGATCCTGCGTGCTGCTGGCAGCCGTCCTGTCCGCCGGCACGGCGCTCGCCCAGCCCGACGAACAGCGCTACAGCGTCCTGGTTGCCGGTACCCGTGTCGGCCACCTGGTGGCAACGGTCGATGGCGGGCGGGTCGCCATCGACTTCGATTTCAAGAACAACGGTCGTGGGCCGACCATGACCGAGTCCCTGGTCCTGGATGCCGATGGCCTGCCGTCGACATGGACCATCGAGGGCACCAGCACGTTCGGCAGCCGGGTGGAGGAGCGTTTCGCCCGGGAAGGCCGGTCGGCACGCTGGACCGACAGCACGGGGGAGGGCAGCGCGGCCGAGGGCGGTGGGCGCCTGTACATCGGCCAGGGTGCCAGTCCGTGGGCGCTTGGCATCTACGCGCGCGCCCTGCTCGCCGCCCCGGACCGCAGCCTGCCGGTACTGCCGGCCGGGGAGCTCCGTCTCGAGGTGGGCGAGATGTTCGAGGTGGGGCAGGGCAATGGCCGCCGGCAGGTCCGTGTGCACTCGATCAGTGGCCTGTCGCTGGGCCCGACCCACTTCCTCCTGGACGAGGAAGCGGCATTTTTCGCGGTGATCTCGCCGCGCTTCGTGATCGTCCGTGAAGGCCATGAAGCCGAACACGAGCGGCTGGGCGCCCTGGCGGAGCGTCTCGGACGCGAGCGCCTGGAAGGCATGCAGCAGCGGCTGGCGCAGCGCTTCGACGCGCCCGTGCGGATCCGGGATGTCCGACTCTTCCAGCCCGAAACCCTGGAACTTTCGGCGGCCGTGGACGTGGTGGTATCCGGGCGGCGCATCGCCAGCGTGCAGCCGGCCGGGGCGACACCCAGCCCGGGCGAAGTGCTGATCGATGGCGAGGGCGGCACCCTGGTGCCGGGCATGTTCGAGATGCACGGCCATACCGGCCAGGAAGCGGCGCTGCTCAATCTTGCCGCCGGCGTCACCAGCATCCGCGACATGGGCAACGACAACGCCGTGCTGGCCGCGATGATCGACGGCATCGAGGCCGGCACCATCGCCGGTCCGCGCATCGTGCGCTCGGGCTTCATCGAGGGCCGCAGCCCCTACAGCTCCAACAACGGCATGCTGGTAGCCAGCGAAGAGGAGGCATTGTCTGCGGTGCGCTGGTATGCCGCCCGGGGCTTCCACCAGGTCAAGCTCTACAACAGCATGAACCCGGCCTGGAGCGCCGCGGCGGTGGCGGAGGCGCACCGGCTGGGGCTGCGCGCCACCGGCCACGTGCCGGCCTTCAGCAACGCCGATGCCATGATCGAGGCCGGCTACGACGAACTCACCCACATCAACCAGATCATGCTGGGCTGGGTGCTCGAGCCCGAGGAGGACACCCGGACCCTGCTGCGCCTGACCGCGCTCAAGCGCCTGGACGGCCTGGATCTGGACTCGCCCCGGGTGCGGCGGACCATGGATGCGATCGTCGCCAACAAGGTGGCGGTCGAGCCGACCATCGCCATCCACGAGAACCTGCTGCTCAACCAGCACGGCGAGGTGCCGCGCGGCGCGGCCGACTATCTGGACCACATGCCGGTGGGCGTGCAGCGCGACGCGCGCCGGGCCTGGTCGGACATGTCGGCGCCGGGCGACCGTGAGGCCTATGCCGGGGCCTGGCAAACCCTGCTGGCCACGGTCCGGGCGCTGCGCGAGCGCGGCGTGCAACTGATCCCAGGCACCGACCTGGGCGGCGCGCTGACCTTCCACCGCGAGCTGCAGCTGTTCGAGGAGGTCGGCTTCAGCCGCGCCGAGGCGCTGCGCCTGGCGACCCTGGACATGGCCCGCTACCTGGGTCAGGACCAGTCCCTGGGCTCGATCGAGACCGGCAAGCTGGCCGATTTCTTCCTGGTCGCCGGCGACCCGCTGGCCGACCTGCGCACACTCAAGGCGATCCGCATGGTGGTCAAGGACGGCACGGTCTATTACCCGCCGCAGATCCATGCCGAGTTCGGCACCCGGCCGTTCGCGACGGCCCCTGCGCTGACCTTGCCCCAGCCCGTGGCCGCCCGCTGAGGCGGGCCGATACAGCGCCCCGACCCGGCCCTGCCGGATCGGGACGCCTGGTCCAACCTCCGGACCGCCGCGATCCGCCCGGGCCAGGGGCGGACCGCGCCGGTCACCGAGGGTCGGTCAGTCCCAGATCACCCGGGCCTTTAGCACCTTGAGGTCGATGCCGGCCGAGCAGTTCGGAAAGCGCGTCCGCACCCAGTAAGAACAGGTGCTGTTCTGGCTGTGGACCACGCCCGGGATGCTGACGAAGCTGAACTGGTTGCCGCCCGAGCCGGTGCTGCTTCGCGAGGCCAGCTCGGTGACCACTGGGGCCTCCGCGTCGAACGCCGGCTGGCAGACGCGGTAGAGCAGGACCTCGACATCGCCGCCGGCGCTCGAGTCGTGGGTCCAGACATCGAAGAAGCGCAGGCGCCGGTCGTCGCGGAAGTGGATCGGCGCGTCCGCGAACAGGTTGGTCGGCGTGCCCTCCAGGCAGCTGAAATTGAAGTTGCCTTGGGTGGTGTAGGCCGCCTCGTCGCCGAGCAGCATGAAATCGGTGGCCTGGACGCTGGCCCAGCGCACGTCGCCGCCACCGACATCGACGGCGCTCTCGATCAGCTCGCGTTCCGCCAGGCGCTCGGCGAGGGGGCGCGTGTCCGGTTCGATGATCAGCCGCTGGATTGGCGGACCGTTCGGATCGAAGCCGCGGGCGGCCAGTTCGGCCGGATCGGTGATCCATTCGACCGGTTCGGAGGGTTGCGCGGCGAGGTTGCCACAGGCCAGCACAGCGAGGGTGCCCAGTACGGGAATGATCTTCATGGTCGGGGCCTCCTCAACCCGGAACGTGAATGCGGAAGCCATGCCGGAACAGCCGGTCGGGCATCAGCGTCTGGATGCGCATCTTGTAGATGCGCAGGTTGACGTGGTTGGCTGCGCATGCCGTTGCATTGCTGCCGAACACCACCTCCAGCCAGTACTTGCAGTCGAGGTTGTTGGGTACGTTGTTGCCCGCGAACAGGGTCGTGGAGAACTGGCCGGAGGTTGAGGTCAGCGTGGTTCCCACGATCAGGTCGGTGGTCGGGGTGACCTGGCTCTGCGCCATGCAGCTGCGGTGCACATTGAGCGTCAGGTCCGAGGTCGATGCGCCCTTGACGCCCCACACCCGGACCCATTCCAGGACCCGGCTGTCGGGCACCGTGAACGGGTAGCGGATGGTGCGCTCGCCGCCCGCCGCGTTGTTGTTGCAGTTGTAGGACGACGTGCCGTCGCTGCTGCGATAGCGGGCGCTGGGTGCCGCTCGACGGGCGCCCATGCCCACCTGGGAGCGGAAGTCCTGCCGGTAGAAGCCGAGATCGGGGGTGCCGGCGATGACCTGGGGGTCCTCCTCGACCGCCAGGGCGGCCGGCGCGGAGCCCAGGGCTGTCGCGGCCATGGCCAGGGTGATGCATGCCAGTGTCTTCATGGTCGTCTCCGGTTCTCGTCCTAGGGCACCAGCGTGTACTGGATGCGGAACTTCCTGAGGATCAGGCCGCCGCCCGGCTGGCAGGCCGATGCGAAGCGCGCCCTCGCCCAGTAGGTGCAGTTCCGGGTGTCGGTGACCGGGTGTGGCGTGGGGATGCTGATCGTTTCGGTGAAGCTGCCGGGCGAGCCCGAGCTCGCAAGCTGCGCCAGCACCGTGTTGACGGGTGACCCGGCCGACAGGTTGGGCAGGCAGCTCTCGAACAGGAACGAGGCCAGGTCGTGGTCGGCCGAGCCATCGAAGCCCCACATCCGGAAGAAGCTGATGCGGGCGTTGTGCGGCACGTGCAGCCGGATGTCCGCGAAGTTCTCGGTGCTGCTGGCCAGGCACCACATCGAACCCGCCGAGGTACTGGTCGCGTAGTCGAGCGTCGAGTTTCGTCCGCGCATCTCGAAGCCGAGGGCGTTGACCCAGCCGGTGCTCGGCAGCACGCCGGCGACGCCGGCATCGGAAGGATCGAACTCGACGTCCAGGGTGACCGGCGCCTCGGGCGATCCGACATGCATGCGCCACTCCCCGGTGACGCCATTGTCCTGGATCGGCGAAGCCGACAGGGACGCGACGGCGAGGGCCGCCGTCAATGACACGATACCGCTCATAGTCACTCTCCTCCTCAGTTTTCCCCGCGAACCGGGGACCCCGCACCGGCAGCGTCTTTGCCGACCAGCGCATGACCATCAAAGGTAGTTACGCAAAAGGCGGCCCTGTCATGCCATGGCGGGCAGCAGGCTGCACCTGATCGGTCGGTCGGGGCAGCGGGCCGGCCGGGGTGGGCGGTGCTCCCGGCGAGTGTGGGATTGCGGATCAGGGAAGCCGGAACCCGGGCAGCCAATCCGCCAGGAGCGACTGCTTGTAGGCCAGGGCTGCCTCGGCGGCGCGCTGATCGATGCCGGCCAGACGCACTGCGTCGCCGGGACGGATCTGGCCGGCCAGATGGCGATCGGCGCGGATGACCTGCAGCACATGGGGGTAGCCGCCGGTGGTCTGGCCGTCGGCAAGCAGAAGGAAGCCCTGGCCATCGGGCGTGCACTGGACGGCGCCCGGAAACACCGCTTCGCTGCCGTGCGACGACGACGCATCGAAACCGGGCAGGACTTCGCCGGAAAGCGCTACGC
This window encodes:
- a CDS encoding cation:proton antiporter, which encodes MENLAQILLLLAVTLGVVLICQRLHVPTSLGYLLVGLILGPYTFGPNIAMPELVQLAEFGVVFLLFTIGLNFSLPQLQALRHQVLGLGSGQVAFTTGLVGLLVWLAGMPLPVAFVFGAVFAQSSTTIIASLLAEQGEQNSRHGRLGLAMSVFQDVTAVPFLVIIPVLGTAVGAGVLAGTLAWALAKAVFAFALVLLAGRWLLKPLFLLVAQRRSAEVFTLAVLLVALLAAWTTFGLGLSLAFGAFLAGMMLGETEFRHQVESSVRPFRDVLLGLFFIGIGMRLDPLALPPIWHLVMLGALLILTSKTLLVAAMVRRTGIDLQTAWRTGLLLSVGGEFGLALVAIALDATVLDDRLGQVAIASVLFAMVLGAVLVRFNGAIAARLAGAREKPTAKAVETAELPVDAQRLVVIGGYGRVGHTVAVMLHTSGVPFIAFDPDPARVTQGRADGYPVFYGDIGDPALLSAIHVERAALVVITVDQPDIALAAVSHLRRLCPEVPVLARARDLASSTRLLEAGAVHAYPEIIEASLRLAGTALRMLDVPTEDVDEAIQGVRDWGYRPVAAPDAGASGSRPG
- a CDS encoding amidohydrolase family protein; this translates as MSRSCVLLAAVLSAGTALAQPDEQRYSVLVAGTRVGHLVATVDGGRVAIDFDFKNNGRGPTMTESLVLDADGLPSTWTIEGTSTFGSRVEERFAREGRSARWTDSTGEGSAAEGGGRLYIGQGASPWALGIYARALLAAPDRSLPVLPAGELRLEVGEMFEVGQGNGRRQVRVHSISGLSLGPTHFLLDEEAAFFAVISPRFVIVREGHEAEHERLGALAERLGRERLEGMQQRLAQRFDAPVRIRDVRLFQPETLELSAAVDVVVSGRRIASVQPAGATPSPGEVLIDGEGGTLVPGMFEMHGHTGQEAALLNLAAGVTSIRDMGNDNAVLAAMIDGIEAGTIAGPRIVRSGFIEGRSPYSSNNGMLVASEEEALSAVRWYAARGFHQVKLYNSMNPAWSAAAVAEAHRLGLRATGHVPAFSNADAMIEAGYDELTHINQIMLGWVLEPEEDTRTLLRLTALKRLDGLDLDSPRVRRTMDAIVANKVAVEPTIAIHENLLLNQHGEVPRGAADYLDHMPVGVQRDARRAWSDMSAPGDREAYAGAWQTLLATVRALRERGVQLIPGTDLGGALTFHRELQLFEEVGFSRAEALRLATLDMARYLGQDQSLGSIETGKLADFFLVAGDPLADLRTLKAIRMVVKDGTVYYPPQIHAEFGTRPFATAPALTLPQPVAAR